One genomic window of Paenarthrobacter ureafaciens includes the following:
- the ilvD gene encoding dihydroxy-acid dehydratase, producing MSEDTRTSTENTPDIKPRSRVVTDGIHAAPARGMFRAVGMGDDDFAKPQIGVASSWNEITPCNLSLNRLAQGAKEGVHAGGGFPMQFGTISVSDGISMGHEGMHFSLVSREVIADSVETVMQAERIDGSVLLAGCDKSLPGMLMAAARLDLASVFLYAGSIMPGWVKLEDGSEKEVTLIDAFEAVGACAAGKMSREDLDRIEKAICPGEGACGGMYTANTMACIGEALGMSLPGSAAPPSADRRRDDFARKSGEAVVNLLRLGITARDIMTKKAFENAIAVTMAFGGSTNAVLHLLAIAREANVDLTLDDFNRIGDRIPHLGDLKPFGRYVMTDVDKIGGVPVIMRALLDAGLLHGDCLTVTGKTLAENLAAINPPDLDGKILRALDNPIHKTGGITILHGSLAPEGAVVKSAGFDADVFEGTARVFEREQGALDALDNGRIQKGDVVVIRYEGPKGGPGMREMLAITGAIKGAGLGKDVLLLTDGRFSGGTTGLCIGHVAPEAVDGGPIAFVKDGDRIRVDIAARSFDLLVDDAELEARKVGWEPLPAKFTKGVLAKYAKLVHSASTGAYCG from the coding sequence ATGAGCGAGGACACCCGGACTTCCACAGAGAATACGCCTGACATCAAACCCCGTAGCCGGGTTGTCACGGACGGCATTCACGCCGCTCCCGCACGCGGAATGTTCCGCGCCGTGGGCATGGGCGATGACGATTTCGCAAAGCCGCAAATCGGCGTCGCGAGTTCCTGGAACGAAATCACACCCTGCAATCTTTCCCTTAACCGCCTGGCCCAGGGCGCCAAGGAAGGCGTCCACGCCGGCGGGGGATTTCCCATGCAATTCGGCACGATTTCCGTCTCCGACGGTATTTCCATGGGGCATGAGGGCATGCACTTTTCCCTGGTATCGCGGGAAGTCATTGCCGATTCCGTCGAGACGGTGATGCAGGCCGAGCGGATCGACGGTTCCGTGCTCCTTGCCGGTTGCGACAAGTCTCTGCCCGGCATGCTCATGGCAGCCGCCCGCCTGGACCTGGCCAGCGTGTTCCTTTACGCCGGTTCCATCATGCCGGGGTGGGTAAAGCTCGAGGACGGTTCGGAGAAGGAAGTAACCCTCATCGACGCCTTCGAGGCAGTCGGAGCCTGCGCCGCCGGCAAGATGAGCCGTGAGGACCTGGACCGCATCGAAAAAGCCATCTGTCCGGGCGAAGGTGCCTGCGGCGGCATGTACACGGCAAACACCATGGCGTGCATTGGCGAAGCCCTGGGAATGTCGCTTCCGGGTTCCGCAGCTCCGCCTTCGGCAGACCGCCGTCGGGATGATTTTGCCCGGAAGTCCGGCGAGGCGGTGGTCAACCTCCTGCGGCTGGGCATCACGGCGCGGGACATCATGACCAAGAAGGCCTTCGAAAATGCCATTGCGGTGACCATGGCCTTCGGCGGTTCCACCAACGCTGTGCTTCACTTGCTGGCCATTGCCCGCGAGGCCAACGTGGACTTGACGCTTGATGACTTCAACCGGATCGGTGACCGCATACCGCACCTTGGCGACCTGAAGCCGTTCGGCCGGTATGTGATGACCGACGTCGACAAGATCGGCGGGGTTCCGGTCATCATGCGCGCTCTGCTCGACGCCGGACTGCTGCACGGCGATTGCCTCACCGTGACCGGCAAAACGCTTGCCGAAAACCTGGCTGCGATCAACCCGCCGGACCTGGACGGCAAGATCCTGCGGGCGCTGGACAATCCGATCCACAAGACGGGCGGCATCACCATCCTGCACGGCTCGCTGGCTCCCGAGGGTGCAGTGGTCAAGAGCGCAGGCTTCGACGCCGACGTTTTCGAGGGCACCGCCCGGGTGTTCGAGCGCGAGCAGGGCGCCTTGGATGCCTTGGACAATGGCCGCATCCAGAAGGGCGACGTCGTGGTGATCCGCTACGAAGGTCCCAAGGGCGGCCCCGGCATGCGGGAAATGTTGGCCATTACCGGCGCGATCAAGGGTGCCGGGCTCGGCAAGGACGTCCTGCTCCTCACTGACGGCCGCTTCTCCGGCGGGACCACCGGCTTGTGCATCGGCCACGTCGCGCCGGAAGCCGTCGACGGCGGTCCTATCGCCTTCGTCAAGGACGGGGACCGGATCCGTGTGGACATCGCTGCGCGTTCTTTCGACCTCCTGGTTGATGACGCTGAACTCGAAGCCCGCAAAGTGGGCTGGGAGCCGCTGCCTGCCAAGTTCACCAAAGGCGTTCTTGCCAAGTACGCCAAGCTCGTCCACAGCGCCTCCACCGGGGCTTATTGCGGCTGA
- a CDS encoding MarR family winged helix-turn-helix transcriptional regulator: MPDMERWPTTRLLSTAARLVEISWNEKLKSIGLTHAGVIAMQVLAAKGPITQAALAEVARVKAQTMGTTLARLELHGHVTRHRSDSDRRSHVVTLTPAGSEALTEAVKLEQDVLAPVAVDTARLRDELRIVVSGLIGVPLAEEVGIRPAHETAAPGVDKPSGETTA; this comes from the coding sequence ATGCCTGATATGGAGAGATGGCCCACGACGCGACTACTTTCGACCGCTGCGCGGCTCGTGGAAATCTCATGGAACGAGAAATTGAAGTCGATTGGCCTGACGCACGCCGGCGTTATCGCCATGCAGGTCCTGGCTGCCAAGGGTCCCATCACTCAGGCCGCTTTGGCGGAGGTTGCCAGGGTCAAGGCCCAGACCATGGGTACCACCCTCGCGCGGCTCGAACTGCATGGGCACGTGACGCGCCACCGCAGTGATTCAGACCGCCGGAGCCATGTGGTGACCCTTACGCCCGCCGGTAGCGAGGCGCTGACCGAGGCCGTGAAGTTGGAGCAGGACGTCCTTGCACCGGTTGCGGTTGACACTGCGCGGCTCCGCGACGAACTCCGCATCGTGGTCAGCGGACTCATCGGGGTCCCGTTGGCTGAAGAGGTGGGTATCCGGCCTGCTCATGAAACTGCTGCGCCAGGGGTGGATAAGCCCTCGGGGGAGACCACCGCATAA
- a CDS encoding PQQ-dependent sugar dehydrogenase codes for MTNTRKPATRALPVLCALAVVLSSCTGSPSGPAGTSTSGSSPVPQNSTTFATAGPPPTTQTTVPRGVQVEEKLDVGLQLPWSVVFLPDGTAVVSERDSATVKAIRDGQATAVGEVPGVVPGGEGGLLGLALSPGFATDRWLYAYFTSSSDNRIARMQLTRDGSGDLRLGPAEVVFSGIPKASTHNGGRIRFGPDGLLYVGTGDSQRREQPQDLEALGGKILRLTPEGRPAPGNPFGDSPVYSYGHRNVQGLAWDSGGRLWASEFGPDVDDELNLITPGGNYGWPTVTGAPGRQGFLDAKVVWPSTGEASPSGLEIVDGVAYTGALRGQRLWAVPLDGESAGTPVAFLTGDFGRLRDVAAAPDGALWVLSNNRNPDFALVLRLER; via the coding sequence ATGACGAACACCAGGAAGCCGGCCACCCGCGCACTGCCTGTGCTCTGCGCGCTGGCCGTGGTGCTTTCTTCCTGCACGGGAAGCCCGTCAGGTCCGGCCGGAACGTCCACGTCCGGCAGCAGCCCGGTTCCCCAAAACAGCACGACTTTTGCGACCGCCGGCCCGCCGCCAACGACCCAAACCACCGTTCCCCGCGGCGTCCAGGTTGAAGAGAAGCTCGACGTCGGCCTGCAACTGCCGTGGTCGGTCGTGTTCCTCCCGGACGGTACTGCGGTGGTCTCTGAACGCGATTCGGCAACCGTCAAGGCAATCCGGGACGGGCAGGCCACCGCTGTCGGTGAGGTTCCCGGCGTCGTGCCCGGTGGTGAAGGCGGCCTCCTTGGCCTGGCGCTTTCGCCCGGCTTCGCCACGGACCGTTGGCTCTATGCGTACTTCACCTCAAGCTCGGACAACCGGATAGCCCGGATGCAGCTGACCCGGGACGGGTCCGGGGACCTGAGGCTGGGCCCGGCAGAAGTGGTCTTTTCCGGGATCCCCAAAGCGTCCACCCACAACGGCGGAAGGATCCGCTTCGGCCCTGATGGACTCCTCTACGTTGGAACGGGCGATTCGCAGCGACGGGAGCAGCCCCAGGACCTGGAGGCACTGGGCGGCAAGATCCTCCGGCTGACACCGGAGGGACGGCCCGCACCGGGCAACCCTTTTGGCGACAGCCCCGTGTACAGCTACGGGCACCGCAACGTTCAAGGCCTTGCCTGGGACTCAGGGGGACGCCTGTGGGCGAGCGAGTTCGGGCCGGACGTCGATGATGAACTCAACCTCATCACGCCCGGCGGGAATTATGGGTGGCCCACGGTGACGGGAGCCCCTGGACGGCAGGGCTTCCTCGACGCAAAAGTCGTGTGGCCTTCAACGGGCGAGGCGTCACCCAGTGGCTTGGAGATTGTGGACGGCGTGGCGTACACAGGCGCCCTCCGGGGGCAGCGCCTATGGGCCGTTCCCCTGGACGGAGAGTCTGCCGGCACTCCTGTGGCCTTTCTCACAGGAGACTTCGGGCGGCTGCGGGACGTGGCGGCAGCCCCCGACGGTGCTTTGTGGGTACTCAGCAACAACAGAAACCCCGATTTTGCGCTGGTTTTGAGGCTGGAACGGTAG
- a CDS encoding ABC transporter substrate-binding protein, with translation MASSKTRRLAKQCGALLLVMGLAACTGTPGPAPSSSTSSSTPAAPTETFNFGTASMPLGLDPAMTADSEAYRVTRQVLEGLVGVDGSTGQTTALLATEWQDSNNGLSYDFTLREGVRFHDGTPFDAAAVCANFNRWFTFPAALRKQAPGISFQGVFKAYSDEPVFSIYKDCAVQAPNKVQINLTRPFTGFLQALTLPAFAISSPTALEAQKANILDTVRNGQAVSAYAAHPVGTGPFKFGSWDDQKVTLTTNEAYWGNRGQIATINFIPYDRAETRQQALLDGKIDAYDLVTPGTFDQLVKKGVQIIQRDPFSVMYLGINQAVAPLEKLEVRQAIEMAIDKETLIRRFFIDNTAQASQFVPPKLSGFNNNAPSLGYNPEKAKELLKKAGYDGEPLKFHYPLNATRAYLPTPEKIYAEISRQLVAVGINVKPVPIDWEDGYLQKVQSPGDHALHLLGWNGSYADADNFLGPLFGEQRAEFNYFDADVFHKIERARALPSGDGRNTEYQSINAAIAASVPAVPIAFPISALALSNKVESYPASPVLNEVFTNVRLKP, from the coding sequence GTGGCAAGCAGCAAGACGCGGCGTCTGGCGAAGCAGTGCGGCGCCCTGCTCCTGGTGATGGGACTCGCAGCGTGCACGGGAACACCCGGGCCCGCACCGTCCTCTTCCACCAGCAGTTCCACTCCCGCTGCCCCTACCGAAACGTTCAACTTCGGGACCGCTTCCATGCCTCTGGGCCTGGATCCGGCGATGACCGCGGATTCCGAGGCCTACCGGGTGACCCGTCAAGTCCTTGAAGGACTGGTGGGCGTGGACGGCTCCACCGGGCAGACCACTGCCCTGCTCGCCACCGAATGGCAGGACAGCAACAATGGCCTGAGCTACGACTTCACCCTGCGCGAAGGCGTCCGGTTCCACGACGGCACCCCGTTTGATGCAGCAGCGGTCTGTGCCAACTTCAACCGGTGGTTCACGTTCCCGGCCGCGTTGCGAAAGCAAGCACCGGGGATCTCCTTCCAGGGCGTCTTCAAGGCCTACTCCGACGAACCGGTCTTTTCCATCTACAAGGACTGTGCGGTCCAAGCGCCAAACAAAGTCCAGATCAACCTCACCCGTCCCTTCACCGGTTTCCTCCAGGCCCTGACGTTGCCGGCCTTTGCGATCTCATCGCCAACGGCCCTGGAAGCACAGAAAGCCAACATCCTTGACACCGTTCGAAACGGTCAGGCGGTGTCCGCCTACGCAGCCCACCCGGTTGGCACGGGCCCCTTTAAGTTCGGTTCATGGGATGACCAGAAGGTCACCCTGACCACGAATGAGGCCTATTGGGGAAACCGCGGGCAAATTGCCACCATCAACTTCATCCCGTATGACCGTGCCGAAACGCGGCAGCAGGCGCTGCTGGACGGGAAGATCGACGCCTACGACCTCGTGACCCCCGGGACGTTCGACCAGCTCGTGAAGAAGGGAGTCCAGATCATCCAGCGGGACCCCTTCTCCGTGATGTATTTGGGAATCAACCAAGCCGTAGCTCCCTTGGAGAAACTCGAGGTCCGGCAGGCAATCGAGATGGCCATCGACAAAGAGACGCTGATCCGGCGCTTCTTCATCGACAACACCGCCCAGGCCTCCCAGTTCGTCCCGCCGAAACTCAGCGGCTTCAACAACAACGCTCCTTCCCTGGGCTACAACCCTGAGAAGGCAAAGGAACTCCTCAAGAAAGCCGGCTACGACGGCGAGCCTTTGAAGTTCCACTATCCGCTCAATGCCACTCGGGCCTACCTCCCTACGCCCGAGAAGATCTATGCAGAGATCAGCCGGCAGCTGGTGGCCGTGGGCATCAACGTCAAACCGGTCCCGATCGATTGGGAAGACGGCTACCTCCAGAAGGTCCAGTCCCCGGGCGACCATGCCCTGCATCTTCTCGGCTGGAACGGTTCCTATGCCGACGCAGACAACTTCCTGGGTCCGCTCTTCGGTGAGCAGCGTGCCGAGTTCAACTACTTCGACGCAGACGTGTTCCACAAGATCGAACGTGCCCGCGCCTTGCCCTCCGGTGACGGCCGCAACACGGAGTACCAGTCGATCAATGCCGCGATCGCCGCTTCCGTCCCGGCAGTTCCGATCGCCTTCCCCATCTCCGCCCTGGCGCTCTCCAACAAGGTGGAAAGCTATCCCGCTTCCCCGGTTCTCAATGAAGTTTTTACGAACGTCCGCTTAAAGCCTTGA
- the bcp gene encoding thioredoxin-dependent thiol peroxidase, whose translation MAERLTPGDQAPDFILQDKDGKEVRLQDFRGRNTIVYFYPAASTPGCTKQACDFRDSLASLQGAGYEVLGISPDSAKALAKFADTEGLTFPLLSDEDHSVAEAYAAWGEKKNYGKTYMGLIRSTIVVDPEGKVALAQYNVRATGHVAKLRKDLKLDQ comes from the coding sequence TTGGCGGAGCGACTCACCCCGGGCGACCAGGCCCCGGACTTCATTCTTCAGGACAAGGACGGCAAGGAAGTACGCCTGCAGGACTTCCGCGGCCGGAATACCATCGTGTATTTCTACCCGGCGGCCTCCACCCCGGGTTGCACCAAACAGGCCTGTGATTTCCGCGATTCCCTCGCGTCCCTGCAGGGAGCCGGCTACGAAGTCCTCGGCATCTCCCCGGATTCCGCCAAGGCACTGGCGAAATTCGCCGACACGGAGGGCCTCACCTTTCCCCTGCTCTCCGACGAGGACCACTCGGTTGCGGAGGCCTACGCAGCCTGGGGCGAGAAGAAGAACTACGGGAAAACCTACATGGGCCTTATCCGTTCCACGATCGTGGTGGATCCCGAAGGAAAAGTGGCTCTGGCCCAGTACAACGTCCGGGCAACAGGTCACGTGGCCAAGCTGCGCAAGGACCTCAAACTCGATCAGTAG
- a CDS encoding malate:quinone oxidoreductase, giving the protein MTFISKTQHADVVLIGGGIMSATLGAFIKQLEPTWTISMFERLGEAGLESSGPWNNAGTGHAALCELNYSPAAKDGSVDPTKAIHINEQFQLSRQFWSHLVDSKVIGSPKGFINTVPHMSFVIGDDHANFLKTRYEALKPNTLFRSMEYSEDQAQIAKWAPLIVKGRDPKQRVAATRAAEGTDVDFGALTRELTGYLRSSGAEVNFGHDVTNISRASGGGWDLSIKHAKSGEHGKIHAKFVFVGAGGGALHLLQASGIPESKGYGGFPVSGQFFRCNDSSITSRHNAKVYGQASVGAPPMSVPHLDTRYVNGQRSLLFGPYAGFSTNFLKSGSYLDLPLSIRPGNIIPMLAVAKDNMDLTAYLIKEVAKRHDAKVEALREYYPEATGGDWELITAGQRVQIIKKHPQKGGILQFGTEVIASRDGSIGALLGASPGASTAVPIMIELLQKSFPKNFKGWQSKLKDMMPGYGVKLNDNPALAAELEAGTARSLQLDSAPALRS; this is encoded by the coding sequence GTGACCTTCATTTCCAAGACTCAACATGCCGACGTCGTCCTTATTGGCGGCGGAATCATGAGTGCCACCCTCGGTGCGTTCATCAAGCAACTTGAACCCACCTGGACCATCTCCATGTTCGAACGCCTCGGCGAAGCCGGCCTGGAAAGCTCCGGCCCATGGAACAACGCAGGCACCGGCCACGCCGCCCTGTGTGAGTTGAACTACTCCCCCGCAGCCAAGGACGGCTCCGTGGATCCCACCAAGGCGATCCACATCAACGAACAGTTCCAGTTGTCCCGCCAGTTCTGGTCCCACCTGGTGGACAGCAAGGTGATCGGCTCGCCCAAGGGCTTCATCAACACGGTCCCGCACATGAGCTTCGTGATCGGCGATGACCACGCCAACTTCCTGAAGACACGCTACGAAGCACTCAAGCCCAACACCCTCTTCCGCAGCATGGAATACAGCGAGGACCAGGCCCAGATCGCCAAGTGGGCTCCGCTGATCGTCAAGGGCCGCGACCCGAAGCAGCGCGTGGCGGCTACCCGCGCAGCGGAAGGAACCGACGTCGACTTCGGTGCATTGACCCGTGAGCTCACCGGCTACCTGCGCAGCAGCGGTGCCGAAGTGAACTTCGGGCACGATGTCACCAACATCAGCCGCGCGTCCGGCGGTGGCTGGGATCTGTCCATTAAGCACGCCAAATCCGGCGAGCACGGCAAGATCCACGCCAAGTTCGTCTTCGTGGGCGCCGGCGGCGGCGCACTGCACCTGCTCCAGGCCTCGGGCATCCCGGAGAGCAAGGGCTACGGCGGATTCCCCGTTTCCGGCCAGTTCTTCCGCTGCAACGATTCCTCCATCACCTCCCGGCACAATGCCAAGGTCTATGGCCAGGCCTCCGTGGGCGCGCCGCCCATGTCCGTTCCCCACCTGGACACCCGCTACGTCAACGGCCAGCGTTCCCTGCTGTTCGGACCGTACGCAGGCTTCTCCACGAACTTCCTGAAGTCCGGCAGCTACCTGGACCTACCTTTGTCCATCCGCCCGGGCAACATCATTCCCATGCTTGCGGTTGCCAAGGACAACATGGACCTCACGGCATACCTCATCAAGGAAGTAGCCAAGCGCCACGACGCCAAGGTCGAGGCCCTGCGCGAGTACTACCCCGAGGCAACGGGCGGGGACTGGGAACTTATCACGGCCGGCCAGCGTGTTCAGATCATCAAGAAACACCCGCAAAAGGGCGGCATCCTGCAGTTCGGCACGGAAGTCATTGCCTCACGGGACGGCTCGATCGGCGCCCTGCTGGGTGCTTCCCCGGGAGCATCAACGGCAGTACCGATCATGATCGAGCTGCTCCAGAAGTCCTTCCCCAAGAACTTCAAGGGCTGGCAGTCCAAGCTGAAAGACATGATGCCCGGTTACGGCGTAAAGCTGAACGACAACCCGGCGCTTGCCGCAGAACTTGAGGCGGGCACCGCGCGGTCCCTGCAGTTGGACAGCGCACCGGCACTTCGGAGCTGA
- a CDS encoding efflux RND transporter permease subunit — protein sequence MFRLATLSLGNRALIALITVFAAVFGVITMGSLKQELIPSIEFPQITVVTSMPGASPEVVDKQLSRPLETALNSVEGLESTTSTSRNGVSQITMVFTYGSNLDRARNQIDRAISNAKRVLPADVEPQSIAGNISDFPIVYLAVSSDKPLSELNADLQRLSVPRLQKIDGVRGADVTGGATQHILVQPRPADLAGSGASVQSISAALKNNGTLVPVGTIEDQGKTLSLQLGSPVDSLEIIKALPLESAKGAATIGSVADVSIEDDPATSITRTNGKPTLALSVTKKPEGDTVAISHAVREALAPMEAELGSNAAFTPVFDQAPFIEKSIKDLTTEGLLGLGFAVAVILVFLMSVRSTLVTAVSIPLSLLVTFIGISATGYSLNILTLGALTIAIGRVVDDSIVVIENIKRHLSYGEHKLTAIVTSIREVAGAITASTLTTVAVFLPIAFVGDLAGELFRPFALTVTIALLSSLLVSLTIVPVLAYWFLASPSAKSTPPAAGAAIPDAKTIAARAREAEQKSRLQRGYLPILATTQKHPVITLSAAALILVATVAVSPLLATDLLGRSGENSMTVRQVLPAGTSLDATSAEAAKVEDLLRGTEGIKDVQVTSGNAQTGFAALTSTGASNSTFTVVTDEKVDQKKLQDNVRSKLEGLPGKITVGSQQGGFGTSSTVDITIRAANSADLQTASDAMVKAMEGVPGSTEVATNLAASQAVVQVRVDRAKAVAAGLTEEQVGGFLASTVSPIPAGTVRIDTNDYPVRIGKGTRFTSIAAVRALQLPTARGPIALESIAAVEQVDTPVSITSSNGQRTAKVTVTPSGSNLGSVSTAVQERLASVELPAGVTATIGGATTQQAESFRQLGLALLAAIAIVYVIMVATFKSLIQPLILLVSVPFAATGAVGLLLLTGVPLGLPSLIGMLMLVGIVVTNAIVLIDLINQYRKPHDGRAGMSVAEAITHGARQRLRPILMTALATVFALTPMALGLTGGGGFISQPLAIVVIGGLISSTALTLVLVPVLYKLVEGRREKKDLQKALQVRPDVPAGNGGSDAFADWTTGAVPRISGRRAAHNPAE from the coding sequence ATGTTCCGCTTGGCCACGTTGTCCCTGGGAAACCGGGCCCTGATCGCGCTGATCACCGTCTTTGCAGCGGTGTTCGGCGTGATCACCATGGGCTCGCTCAAGCAGGAACTCATTCCGTCGATTGAGTTCCCGCAGATAACGGTGGTTACCTCCATGCCGGGAGCCTCTCCCGAAGTGGTGGACAAGCAGCTCAGCCGTCCGCTGGAGACAGCCCTCAACAGCGTCGAGGGGCTCGAGTCGACGACGTCGACGTCCCGCAACGGTGTCTCCCAGATCACCATGGTGTTCACCTACGGTTCCAACCTGGACAGGGCACGCAACCAGATCGACCGTGCCATCTCCAATGCGAAGCGAGTTCTGCCGGCCGATGTGGAACCGCAGTCAATCGCCGGCAACATCAGCGACTTTCCGATCGTGTACCTGGCGGTGTCTTCGGATAAGCCGCTGAGCGAGCTGAACGCTGACCTGCAGCGCCTCAGCGTTCCACGGTTGCAGAAAATCGACGGCGTCCGGGGCGCCGACGTAACGGGCGGAGCGACCCAGCACATCCTGGTCCAGCCCCGCCCTGCAGACCTTGCCGGCTCCGGCGCGTCGGTGCAGTCCATCAGCGCGGCCTTGAAGAACAACGGGACCCTGGTTCCGGTAGGCACCATCGAGGACCAGGGCAAGACGCTGTCCCTCCAGCTGGGCAGCCCTGTCGATTCCCTGGAGATCATCAAGGCACTGCCACTGGAGAGCGCAAAGGGAGCGGCCACCATCGGAAGCGTCGCCGATGTCAGCATCGAGGACGACCCCGCCACCTCGATCACCCGCACCAACGGCAAACCGACACTGGCGCTGTCGGTCACGAAGAAGCCTGAGGGCGACACCGTGGCGATCTCCCATGCCGTGCGTGAGGCCCTGGCGCCCATGGAAGCGGAGCTGGGCAGCAACGCCGCCTTCACCCCCGTCTTTGACCAGGCACCCTTCATCGAGAAGTCCATCAAGGACCTCACTACCGAGGGACTTCTCGGGCTCGGTTTTGCGGTGGCCGTGATCCTGGTGTTCCTGATGTCCGTGAGGTCCACCTTGGTGACCGCGGTTTCCATTCCGTTGTCGCTGCTGGTCACCTTCATCGGCATCTCCGCAACCGGCTATTCACTGAACATCCTGACCCTGGGTGCGCTCACCATCGCGATCGGCCGGGTGGTGGACGACTCGATCGTCGTGATTGAGAACATCAAACGGCACCTGAGCTACGGCGAGCACAAGCTGACGGCCATCGTCACCTCCATCCGCGAAGTGGCCGGAGCCATCACTGCCTCGACGCTCACCACAGTTGCCGTGTTCCTTCCGATCGCCTTCGTCGGAGACCTGGCGGGCGAGCTGTTCCGGCCCTTCGCCTTGACGGTCACCATCGCGCTGCTTTCTTCCTTGCTGGTCTCGCTGACCATCGTCCCCGTACTTGCTTATTGGTTCCTGGCGTCCCCGTCAGCGAAGAGCACGCCGCCTGCCGCAGGCGCTGCAATCCCCGATGCAAAGACCATTGCCGCACGGGCGAGGGAAGCCGAGCAAAAGAGCAGGCTCCAGCGCGGTTACTTGCCGATCCTGGCCACAACGCAGAAACACCCTGTGATCACACTGAGCGCCGCGGCACTGATCCTGGTCGCCACCGTGGCTGTTTCTCCCCTGCTGGCTACGGACCTGCTGGGACGTTCCGGGGAAAACAGCATGACCGTCCGGCAGGTCCTGCCTGCCGGTACCAGCCTGGACGCCACCAGCGCGGAAGCTGCCAAGGTGGAGGACCTCCTCAGGGGCACGGAGGGCATCAAGGACGTCCAGGTGACCTCCGGCAACGCCCAAACGGGTTTTGCCGCGCTGACCTCCACGGGCGCTTCCAACTCAACGTTTACCGTGGTGACGGACGAGAAGGTGGACCAGAAAAAACTCCAGGACAATGTCCGCAGCAAGCTTGAAGGCCTGCCGGGAAAGATCACCGTAGGATCCCAGCAGGGCGGGTTCGGCACATCCTCCACCGTTGACATCACCATCAGGGCTGCGAACTCGGCGGACCTGCAAACGGCCAGCGATGCCATGGTGAAGGCCATGGAAGGCGTTCCGGGCAGCACCGAAGTGGCTACGAACCTTGCAGCCAGCCAAGCCGTGGTCCAGGTACGCGTGGATCGGGCAAAGGCCGTGGCCGCCGGCCTCACCGAGGAACAGGTGGGTGGCTTCCTGGCGTCCACAGTCAGCCCGATCCCGGCCGGAACAGTGCGGATCGACACCAATGACTATCCGGTCCGGATCGGCAAGGGAACACGCTTCACCAGCATCGCTGCGGTGCGGGCCCTCCAGCTGCCGACTGCGCGCGGTCCAATCGCGCTGGAGTCCATAGCCGCCGTCGAGCAGGTTGACACGCCGGTTTCCATCACCAGCAGCAACGGCCAGCGCACGGCCAAGGTGACTGTGACGCCGTCGGGCTCAAACCTCGGCAGCGTCAGCACTGCGGTCCAGGAACGTCTCGCCTCCGTAGAGCTGCCCGCGGGAGTCACAGCCACTATCGGTGGTGCCACCACCCAGCAGGCGGAGTCCTTCCGGCAACTTGGCCTGGCGCTCCTGGCTGCCATCGCGATCGTCTATGTGATCATGGTGGCCACCTTCAAGTCCCTCATCCAGCCACTGATCCTGCTCGTTTCGGTGCCGTTCGCGGCCACCGGCGCGGTGGGACTGCTGTTGCTCACCGGAGTTCCCCTGGGACTGCCGTCCCTGATCGGCATGCTGATGCTCGTGGGCATCGTGGTGACCAACGCAATCGTCCTGATCGACCTCATCAACCAGTACCGCAAACCGCATGACGGCAGGGCCGGCATGAGCGTTGCCGAGGCGATCACCCATGGTGCCCGCCAGCGCCTGCGCCCCATCCTCATGACGGCCTTGGCCACCGTGTTCGCCCTGACTCCCATGGCGCTGGGTTTGACCGGCGGCGGCGGGTTCATCTCCCAGCCTTTGGCGATCGTGGTGATCGGCGGGCTGATCTCCTCCACGGCGTTGACGCTGGTCCTGGTTCCCGTCCTGTACAAGCTCGTGGAGGGCCGCAGGGAGAAGAAGGACCTGCAGAAAGCCCTGCAGGTCCGGCCCGATGTTCCTGCCGGGAACGGCGGCAGCGATGCCTTCGCCGACTGGACCACGGGGGCCGTGCCCCGGATCTCGGGGCGCCGGGCGGCCCACAACCCCGCCGAATAG